One Solanum pennellii chromosome 10, SPENNV200 genomic region harbors:
- the LOC114074482 gene encoding uncharacterized protein LOC114074482 has translation MQRHPRRGVESLQWPYPDLHCHRTEWTALDAYKDKKTGELLGPQHSFNVEFAQDNMQQISDSLDCGLFIIVYAEFLSDKINMSCNSFESSYLRKRYAILLLKYGLDKMNAGYVSNSGDPSRIKNVLNPSSEDEIVNVG, from the exons ATGCAAAGACACCCAAGAAGAGGGGTAGAAAGCTTGCAATGGCCATATCCAGACCTCCACTGCCATCG AACAGAATGGACAGCACTGGATGCATATAAAGACAAGAAAACTGGAGAACTTTTGGGTCCACAACATTCGTTTAATGTGGAGTTTGCTCAAGACAACATGCAACAAATAAGTGATAGCCT TGATTGCGGACTGTTCATAATTGTATATGCAGAATTTCTGAGTGACAAAATCAACATGTCATGTAATAGTTTTGAGAGTAGCTATCTTCGCAAAAGATATGCGATACTTTTATTGAAGTATGGTCTCGACAAGATGAATGCTGGATATGTTAGCAACAGTGGTGACCCTTCAAGAATAAAGAATGTATTAAACCCATCAtctgaagatgaaattgttaatgTAGGCTAG